The genomic stretch atcatttttggtgatttaacccccaattccaacccttgatgctgagtggaggtattgggtcccatttttatagtctttggtatgactcggccggggtttcaactcacaacctaccgatctcagggcggacactctaaccaccaggtcACTGAGTAGGTAAAGTATTTAAAGTAGTACCTCCGTTTTTGTTAGTAATCTGAACAAAAGCTTTTGTTGAAAACCAAATCGTTAAAAAACCGTAAACAATGTCTCCATAAAACCATGATCATTTTGGCCACGGTAAcagtgataagaaatgttcatgttGTTACATCCCTGATATAGTGTTAGGAAAAGTATTGTGATGTATCGCAATATCAATTTGTTTCCCCCcgctggtttgtaatatcatAATGTCCGTCAAAACAGGTGTTTTCTGTGACTGTAGCTCCACTTGTCCAAGccaagtcatgtaaacattgatccaccattctggcaaggcactaaatgaatggccatgaaacactacacacacacacacacacacacacacacacacacacacacacacacacacacacacacacacacacacacacagtacacagaACAATTAGTTGAGCGAGTTCAAGGAGAAACATCTCATGGATCACATGAGCTAAAGTATGTCTGTcttgtttgtgtcctgcagacatcCAGCAGATGATTGGTCATCCAGAAGAACTTCCCCCTCGGTCagaggggagctccactttgaagcaggagactccacagccaccccacattaaaaaggaagaggaggaactctggatcactcaggagggagagtgtcttctaggaccacaggaagctgatctcaccaagttgccactgactaTTGTTTCTGTGAAGATTgaagatgaagagaaaccacaagcgaACAACATttcagctccactatcagatagtgaggttGAAGACGGGGttgaagtaactttgagcagcgatacagactctaaaggtgATATAGAGACCGACCGCAAATACTCTGACTCTTCGAAAAAGAAGCAAGGTAAAAATTGTTTGACGCGCTCAGTTTGTTCGAAAGCCTTTAGTAGAAAgagcaatttgactcaacacgtgAAAACACACATAGGACAAAAAACATTTGATTGTTCAGTTTGCGATAAAAGCTTCCCCCAAAAGAGCAATCTGACCgatcacatgagaacacacacaggagaaaaaccctttatttgttcagtttgtgctaaaagctttactataaaaaataatttgactcaacacatgagaacacacacaggagaaaaaccatttacctgttcagtttgtggtaagagcttttctcaaaaaaataatttaactcaacacatgagaacacacacgggagaaaaacaaTTCCATTGCTTagattgtggtaaaagctttactaaaaagtgccatttgactcaacacacggGTACACACACTGGACTAAAACCATTTAGttgctcagtttgtggtaaaagcttttctcgTAACGGCGATTTGACTCaacacacgagaacacacacaggtgaaaaaccactgAATTGTGTAGTTTGTAGTAAAAGTTTTTCTCGAAACAgcgatttgactcaacacatgcgaacgcacacaggagaaaaaccatttaactgtttAGTTTGTGGGAAAAGCTTTTCCCAGAAGAACAGTTT from Entelurus aequoreus isolate RoL-2023_Sb linkage group LG17, RoL_Eaeq_v1.1, whole genome shotgun sequence encodes the following:
- the LOC133632516 gene encoding uncharacterized protein LOC133632516 isoform X2: MDDYCMMATSFKREHERESAPPTSRKSLTDKRTKTADEDIQQMIGHPEELPPRSEGSSTLKQETPQPPHIKKEEEELWITQEGECLLGPQEADLTKLPLTIVSVKIEDEEKPQANNISAPLSDSEVEDGVEVTLSSDTDSKGDIETDRKYSDSSKKKQVMLSPPPEHLTLNANNMNRSA
- the LOC133632516 gene encoding uncharacterized protein LOC133632516 isoform X3, coding for MDDYCMMATSFKREHERESAPPTSRKSLTDKRTKTADEDIQQMIGHPEELPPRSEGSSTLKQETPQPPHIKKEEEELWITQEGECLLGPQEADLTKLPLTIVSVKIEDEEKPQANNISAPLSDSEVEDGVEVTLSSDTDSKGDIETDRKYSDSSKKKQD
- the LOC133632516 gene encoding oocyte zinc finger protein XlCOF6.1-like isoform X1, which encodes MDDYCMMATSFKREHERESAPPTSRKSLTDKRTKTADEDIQQMIGHPEELPPRSEGSSTLKQETPQPPHIKKEEEELWITQEGECLLGPQEADLTKLPLTIVSVKIEDEEKPQANNISAPLSDSEVEDGVEVTLSSDTDSKGDIETDRKYSDSSKKKQGKNCLTRSVCSKAFSRKSNLTQHVKTHIGQKTFDCSVCDKSFPQKSNLTDHMRTHTGEKPFICSVCAKSFTIKNNLTQHMRTHTGEKPFTCSVCGKSFSQKNNLTQHMRTHTGEKQFHCLDCGKSFTKKCHLTQHTGTHTGLKPFSCSVCGKSFSRNGDLTQHTRTHTGEKPLNCVVCSKSFSRNSDLTQHMRTHTGEKPFNCLVCGKSFSQKNSLTEHIRTHTGEKPFNCSVCCKSFIKKCSLVRHKRTHIGENAFSRSVCGKSFSPKNNLTQHIRTHTGE